The Lacipirellula parvula genome window below encodes:
- a CDS encoding arylsulfatase, whose amino-acid sequence MNALAWRACLLLAAASVAQVQAADEKPNILVIFGDDIGIANVSAYSDGVMGYETPNIDRLANEGLRFLHYYGEQSCTAGRAAFLTGQHGLRSGLTKVGFPGAPMGMNQLDPSIGGLLKNLGYATGQFGKNHVGDRNESLPTVNGFDEFFGNLYHLNAEEEPELPDYPKDPAYLKKYGPRGVLKCTATDVDDPTVDPRFGKIGKQKIEDTGALTKKRMETIDDETSAAAIDYMKRQHDAGKPFFCWFNSTRMHLRTHVRPEHRGRYTHGDSEYVDGMIEHDETIGSILKALDDMGIADNTIVVYSSDNGPHMNTWPDGAMTPFRSEKNTNWEGAFRVPCLVRWPGKIKPGTITNELMSHNDWVPTLCAVAGEPAIVDKLKQGYKANGKDYKVHLDGHDQSKFLTSVEGTAGKNNGAKSARNDFFYSDDDGELVGYRQGDYKYVFEEQRSPGTMQVWAEPFTKLRLQKIFNLFQDPYERADITSNTFWDWQMNHVQMMYGVMNDVFVFAETFEEFPPRSTPPSFNPATILDETLREIKAKKKIEAAFPMLKEGETPAK is encoded by the coding sequence ATGAACGCTCTCGCATGGCGTGCGTGTCTGTTGTTGGCGGCGGCAAGCGTCGCCCAGGTTCAAGCGGCCGATGAGAAGCCGAATATCCTGGTCATCTTCGGCGATGATATCGGCATCGCCAATGTCAGCGCCTACAGCGACGGCGTCATGGGCTACGAAACGCCGAACATCGATCGCCTGGCGAACGAGGGGCTGCGGTTCCTCCACTACTACGGCGAGCAATCGTGCACCGCCGGCCGCGCGGCATTCCTCACCGGGCAGCATGGGTTGCGTTCCGGGCTGACGAAGGTTGGTTTCCCCGGCGCGCCGATGGGCATGAATCAACTCGACCCCAGCATTGGCGGGTTGCTGAAGAATCTCGGTTACGCGACTGGGCAGTTCGGCAAGAACCATGTGGGCGATCGCAACGAATCGCTGCCGACGGTGAACGGCTTTGACGAGTTCTTTGGCAACCTCTACCACCTCAACGCTGAAGAAGAGCCGGAGCTGCCCGATTACCCGAAAGATCCGGCGTACCTCAAGAAATACGGCCCGCGTGGCGTGCTGAAGTGCACGGCGACCGACGTCGACGACCCGACCGTCGACCCGCGGTTCGGCAAGATCGGCAAGCAGAAGATCGAAGATACCGGCGCCCTCACGAAGAAGCGGATGGAGACGATCGACGACGAAACTTCGGCGGCGGCGATCGACTACATGAAGCGGCAGCACGACGCGGGGAAGCCGTTCTTCTGCTGGTTCAACTCGACGCGGATGCACTTGCGAACCCACGTGCGGCCCGAACACCGCGGCCGCTATACGCACGGCGACAGCGAATACGTCGACGGCATGATCGAGCATGACGAGACGATCGGCTCGATCCTCAAGGCGCTCGACGACATGGGAATCGCCGACAATACGATCGTCGTTTACTCAAGCGACAACGGCCCCCACATGAACACCTGGCCTGACGGGGCAATGACGCCGTTCCGTTCGGAAAAGAACACGAACTGGGAGGGGGCGTTCCGCGTGCCGTGCCTCGTGCGCTGGCCGGGGAAGATCAAGCCGGGAACCATCACCAACGAGCTGATGAGCCACAATGATTGGGTTCCGACGCTGTGCGCGGTCGCGGGCGAGCCGGCGATCGTCGACAAGCTGAAGCAAGGCTACAAGGCCAACGGCAAGGATTATAAGGTTCACCTCGACGGGCACGATCAGTCGAAGTTCCTCACGTCGGTCGAAGGGACTGCCGGCAAGAACAACGGCGCCAAGAGCGCTCGCAACGATTTCTTCTACAGCGACGACGACGGCGAACTCGTCGGCTATCGACAGGGCGACTACAAGTACGTTTTCGAAGAACAACGCTCGCCCGGCACGATGCAAGTCTGGGCCGAGCCGTTCACTAAGCTGCGGCTGCAGAAGATCTTCAATTTGTTCCAAGATCCCTACGAGCGGGCTGACATCACGTCGAACACGTTCTGGGATTGGCAGATGAATCACGTTCAGATGATGTATGGCGTGATGAACGACGTCTTCGTGTTTGCGGAGACGTTCGAAGAATTCCCGCCGCGGTCGACGCCGCCCAGCTTCAATCCGGCGACGATTCTGGATGAGACGCTGCGCGAGATCAAAGCGAAGAAGAAGATTGAAGCGGCGTTCCCGATGCTGAAAGAAGGGGAAACGCCGGCGAAGTGA
- a CDS encoding linear amide C-N hydrolase, protein MRSRLSACLLATFLIAGGFLAVTRLDACSRAVYLGPNSTIITVRSMDWVSNIGTNLWVMPRGIARDGAAGPKSMEWTSKYGSVIGSAFDAATCDGMNEQGLVTNLLYLAESQYPTPKPNDPRRTMSISAWAQYVLDNYSTVAEAVDALSKEEFYVVPVETPDGHAGTVHLAISDPTGDSAIFEYVDGQLVIHHGREYQVMTNSPIYSQQLALDAYWQQIGGTTMLPGTNRASDRFVRASFYINAVPQTDKIEEAIASAFSVIRNVSVPLGISTPGQPNISSTLWRTLSDHKNRRYYFESTSSPSIFWIDLADLDLKEGAPVKKLTVNDGSIYAGDAADMFKPTPAFKFLPAVPPATSEAKK, encoded by the coding sequence ATGCGCTCACGACTCTCCGCCTGCCTGCTGGCGACCTTTCTCATCGCTGGCGGATTCCTGGCGGTGACGCGGCTCGACGCCTGTTCGCGCGCCGTCTACCTCGGCCCCAACAGCACGATCATCACCGTTCGCAGCATGGACTGGGTGAGCAACATCGGCACGAACCTGTGGGTGATGCCGCGCGGCATCGCTCGCGACGGCGCCGCCGGGCCCAAGTCGATGGAGTGGACCTCGAAGTACGGCAGCGTGATTGGCTCTGCGTTCGACGCCGCCACCTGCGACGGCATGAACGAGCAAGGCCTCGTCACGAATCTGCTCTACCTGGCCGAATCGCAATACCCCACGCCCAAGCCGAACGACCCCCGCCGCACGATGTCGATTTCCGCGTGGGCTCAGTACGTGCTCGACAATTACTCGACCGTCGCCGAAGCGGTCGACGCCCTCAGCAAGGAAGAGTTTTACGTCGTCCCGGTTGAAACGCCCGATGGTCACGCCGGCACGGTGCACCTCGCCATTTCCGACCCGACCGGCGACTCGGCGATCTTCGAATACGTCGACGGCCAACTCGTGATCCACCACGGCCGCGAGTACCAGGTGATGACCAACTCGCCGATCTACTCGCAGCAACTCGCGCTCGACGCCTACTGGCAGCAAATCGGCGGCACGACGATGCTGCCCGGCACGAACCGCGCCTCCGATCGCTTCGTCCGGGCGTCGTTCTACATCAACGCCGTCCCGCAGACGGACAAGATTGAAGAAGCGATCGCCAGCGCGTTCAGCGTCATTCGCAACGTCTCGGTGCCGCTCGGCATCTCGACGCCAGGGCAGCCGAACATTTCGTCGACGCTGTGGCGCACCCTCTCCGACCACAAGAACCGCCGCTACTACTTCGAATCGACGAGCAGCCCGAGCATTTTTTGGATCGACTTGGCCGACCTTGACCTCAAGGAAGGGGCGCCGGTGAAGAAGCTGACCGTCAACGACGGCTCGATTTACGCGGGCGACGCGGCGGACATGTTCAAGCCGACGCCAGCGTTCAAGTTCCTGCCGGCCGTGCCGCCGGCTACGAGCGAAGCGAAGAAATAG
- a CDS encoding YMGG-like glycine zipper-containing protein, with protein sequence MTFAPLARLASHRRAARTLLGLLHLSGGLAAIAAATPAVAQQYYYQPAPSYYRNDTVGGAVVGGGLGAVTGALIGGRDQRGEGALIGAGVGALAGGLVGNSVDQADRRATATGVAVANQANAQVAAQAVTNFDLVEMTRAGVSEDLIISTIRSRGSRLDLSPNGLIALKQSGVSDRVVMAAQSSAPNGYAPAYVATAPAAVIAPRPVVYVEPAPVIHYYSGPRWGYHYHYHHGHHGHW encoded by the coding sequence ATGACTTTCGCACCACTCGCCCGCTTGGCGTCGCATCGTCGCGCTGCGCGCACGCTGCTCGGCCTGCTTCACCTCAGCGGTGGGCTCGCCGCAATCGCCGCCGCCACGCCGGCCGTCGCGCAGCAGTACTACTACCAACCGGCGCCTAGCTACTACCGCAACGACACCGTCGGCGGCGCTGTGGTGGGCGGCGGACTCGGCGCCGTTACCGGCGCGCTCATCGGCGGCCGCGATCAACGCGGCGAAGGCGCCCTCATCGGCGCCGGCGTCGGAGCCCTTGCCGGCGGACTCGTCGGCAACTCGGTCGACCAGGCCGACCGCCGCGCGACGGCCACCGGCGTCGCGGTCGCCAATCAAGCCAACGCCCAAGTCGCCGCCCAAGCGGTGACCAATTTTGACCTCGTCGAAATGACCCGCGCCGGCGTCAGCGAAGACCTCATCATCAGCACCATTCGCAGCCGCGGCAGCCGCCTCGACCTCAGCCCCAACGGCCTCATCGCGCTCAAGCAAAGCGGCGTGAGCGACCGCGTCGTCATGGCGGCTCAATCGTCGGCCCCCAATGGCTACGCCCCCGCCTACGTCGCTACGGCGCCCGCGGCGGTGATTGCCCCGCGCCCGGTCGTGTACGTCGAGCCGGCGCCAGTGATTCACTATTACTCGGGCCCGCGGTGGGGATATCACTACCATTACCACCACGGCCATCACGGCCATTGGTAA
- a CDS encoding arylsulfatase, whose protein sequence is MTAERLLAIAALTLVSAVPAHAAESQGWNRTVRIADHLEPALPHPEQQQAVLKKLQQLAAKTGRKPNILIILVDDMGYGDVGCNGGGAMAGAPTPNIDALAQGGLRLTSAYATPLCTPTRAALNTGRIPARSGLTRPLLASDRPTKNPWADEVSAAKLLSDSGYVTALSGKWHVGEGEGMQPHQVGYDEFHGFLSVVSEYTQYMMPRKYEQLVKAPEKLKTYKSLSEYNAVVSGKKGEKLTIDYPLETSKQMGNCDQDFANWSVDFIKRSAEAKKPFYLVHAFAKVHFDNFAGDGYEGRSPAKLPYKDAVVEVDDIVGRLIATLKETGQLENTLVFFTSDNGPEEDSYPDCGYTPFRGSKGTTWEGGVRVPGVAYWPGVIKPGRVSDGLFDLMDLFNTSLALGGIVDKIPTERYIDGIDQTSFLLNDDGESNRQAVFCYNQADFSGLRWDSFKAYFKVQLSEQPFTNISMSTYVPVGVSPWVFDIYRDPKERRTMSNSDYEWAYGPVLQMQSEHAKTFVKYPAKDIGLGIGAPDTH, encoded by the coding sequence ATGACCGCCGAACGCCTCTTGGCAATCGCCGCTCTGACGCTCGTTTCCGCTGTCCCCGCCCACGCAGCGGAAAGCCAAGGCTGGAACCGCACGGTTCGCATCGCCGACCACCTGGAACCAGCGCTGCCGCACCCCGAACAGCAGCAGGCCGTGCTCAAGAAGCTGCAACAGCTCGCCGCGAAGACCGGCCGCAAACCGAACATCCTGATCATCCTCGTCGATGACATGGGCTACGGCGATGTCGGCTGCAACGGCGGCGGCGCGATGGCCGGAGCCCCGACGCCGAACATCGACGCGCTAGCGCAAGGCGGCCTGCGGCTCACTTCCGCCTATGCGACGCCCCTTTGCACGCCGACGCGCGCGGCGCTCAACACCGGCCGCATCCCCGCGCGCAGCGGCCTCACCCGTCCGCTCCTAGCGAGCGATCGCCCAACGAAGAACCCTTGGGCGGACGAAGTCAGCGCCGCGAAGCTGCTCAGCGACAGCGGCTACGTCACGGCGCTCTCCGGCAAGTGGCACGTCGGCGAGGGCGAAGGAATGCAGCCCCATCAGGTCGGCTACGACGAGTTCCACGGGTTCCTCTCCGTCGTGAGCGAGTACACGCAGTACATGATGCCGCGCAAGTACGAGCAGCTCGTCAAAGCCCCCGAGAAGCTCAAAACTTACAAGTCGCTCAGCGAATACAACGCCGTCGTCAGCGGCAAGAAGGGCGAAAAGCTCACGATCGACTACCCGCTCGAAACGTCGAAGCAGATGGGCAACTGCGACCAAGACTTCGCCAATTGGTCCGTCGACTTCATCAAGCGTTCCGCCGAAGCAAAGAAGCCGTTCTACTTGGTCCACGCCTTTGCGAAAGTTCACTTCGACAACTTCGCGGGCGATGGCTACGAAGGTCGCAGCCCCGCCAAGCTGCCGTATAAGGACGCGGTCGTCGAAGTCGACGACATCGTCGGCCGACTCATCGCCACGCTGAAGGAAACCGGGCAGCTTGAAAACACGCTCGTGTTCTTCACGTCCGACAATGGACCGGAAGAAGACAGCTACCCCGACTGCGGCTACACCCCGTTCCGCGGCAGCAAGGGCACCACTTGGGAAGGCGGCGTGCGCGTTCCCGGCGTCGCCTACTGGCCCGGCGTCATCAAGCCCGGACGCGTTAGCGACGGGCTGTTCGACCTGATGGATCTGTTCAACACGTCGCTCGCGCTCGGCGGCATCGTCGACAAGATCCCCACGGAGCGCTACATCGACGGCATCGATCAAACGTCGTTCCTGCTGAACGATGACGGCGAGTCGAACCGGCAAGCAGTGTTCTGCTACAACCAAGCCGACTTCTCAGGACTCCGCTGGGACTCGTTCAAGGCCTACTTCAAGGTGCAGCTGTCCGAACAGCCGTTCACGAACATCAGCATGTCGACCTACGTCCCCGTCGGCGTCTCGCCGTGGGTGTTCGACATTTATCGCGACCCGAAGGAACGTCGCACCATGAGCAACAGCGACTACGAATGGGCCTACGGTCCGGTCCTGCAAATGCAGTCGGAACATGCGAAGACGTTCGTCAAGTATCCTGCAAAAGATATCGGCCTTGGGATTGGTGCGCCTGATACGCATTAA
- a CDS encoding RNA polymerase sigma factor codes for MTHDVPHSPSDDDALLARARTDREAFGELCDRCYPPIFRYCRRRLFRWDDAEEVTAEVFLNVARSMHGFCDGGHRDFMRWVYAIAANQVNAHLRKSERRDRLLLAAAQNGAVNSSPEAKNVGSFAALEWPSVYQSLLRLSLRDQSIVVLRYFESMPHRQIAEILRMRPGAVRTAEMRAIEKLRRDLGVIT; via the coding sequence ATGACGCACGATGTCCCCCACTCGCCGAGCGACGACGACGCCTTGCTGGCTCGGGCTCGGACCGATCGCGAGGCCTTTGGCGAGTTGTGCGATCGCTGCTATCCGCCGATTTTTCGCTACTGCCGGCGGCGGCTGTTTCGTTGGGACGACGCCGAGGAAGTAACCGCGGAAGTTTTTCTGAACGTCGCGCGGTCGATGCACGGTTTTTGCGACGGCGGGCATCGCGACTTCATGCGGTGGGTGTACGCCATCGCCGCGAATCAAGTGAACGCCCATTTGCGGAAGAGCGAGCGACGCGACCGGCTGCTGCTGGCGGCGGCCCAAAATGGCGCCGTCAATTCGTCGCCTGAGGCAAAGAACGTCGGCAGCTTCGCGGCGCTCGAGTGGCCGAGCGTCTATCAGTCGCTCCTGCGACTGAGTTTGCGAGATCAATCGATCGTGGTGCTCCGCTACTTCGAAAGTATGCCGCACCGCCAGATTGCTGAAATTTTGAGGATGCGGCCGGGCGCCGTGCGGACGGCGGAGATGCGGGCCATCGAAAAACTGCGACGCGATTTAGGAGTCATCACATGA